A stretch of the Gossypium hirsutum isolate 1008001.06 chromosome D07, Gossypium_hirsutum_v2.1, whole genome shotgun sequence genome encodes the following:
- the LOC107953678 gene encoding peptidyl-prolyl cis-trans isomerase CYP95 isoform X2 — MAKKKNPLVFMDVSIDGDPVERMVFELFPDIAPKTVENFRALCTGEKGIGPRTGKPLHYKGSFFHRVSKGSLAKGGDFVRRDGTSGESIYDGKFPDESPRLKHDGPGLLSMAIADRDTVGSQFVITFKANHDLDRKYVVFGQLVQGNEVLKKMENVGNEEGIPTVTVKIINCGEVGEDNRKNKFRTGKDAFSAANNYESRRKAKNKKSSRDKRKKRRRHYSSDSESSSDSETESSESDSDSDSYLSSSSDISSSSDDGHKKRKRSSKRGKYRHGKRRDRRLEKKRKRRDKRSKRKSRRASDSLTDDDSESSSESSSDSDDRGKPQKHKEPSQKSVANQSPLATEKALPHRKTEEPDLECDAPRENGGRKSNGIEEDAKSDRSAERPPDVVDDRPSKSRSASPKRTMSKSMSISPWRTHSRSPSLSRSRSVSRSPVASRNPPRFLERSLSRSPARSIRISPSRTRKDRSISRSPVRGHSRRSISRSPVRSLLRSRRSPSRSPLKSTRKSISRSPVRLSKRSTSGSPARSRRSISRSPRRSRRSISGSPVRSSRRSISRSSARAPPRRSISRSPLREPSSYYRRSYSRSPTAVRRVRSPTDRGRNMSRSVSPDESPKRVRRGRGFSDRYSYARRYRTPSPDRSPVRSYRYGGRIDRERYSSYRRYSPRRYRSPPRRTPPRYRGRRSRTRSLSVSQSPRYRNRRCGHGRSRSPSRSRTPIRSRSAVDSPRVGRRSFPSLSRSRSESRSLLNSQSPKQVSKVKSRSSSGSPDGRRGLVSYDDGSPDSGR, encoded by the exons ATGGCAAAGAAGAAGAATCCTCTAGTTTTTATGGATGTGTCAATAGATGGTGATCCTGTTGAAAGAATGGTTTTTGAG CTCTTTCCTGATATTGCTCCCAAGACTGTAGAAAACTTCCGTGCCCTTTGTACAG GAGAAAAGGGCATTGGTCCTAGAACTGGAAAACCGTTGCACTACAAGGGTTCCTTTTTccatcgtgtctctaaaggttccTTGGCCAAG GGTGGTGATTTTGTAAGAAGAGATG GAACAAGTGGGGAAAGTATATATGATGGGAAATTTCCAG ATGAATCACCTAGGCTAAAGCATGACGGACCTGGTCTTTTGTCTATGGCAATTGCTGATCGTGACACTGTTGGTTCACAATTTGTTATCACATTCAAGGCTAATCATGACCTTGACAG AAAGTATGTAGTCTTTGGACAGCTTGTACAAGGAAATGAAGTGTTGAAGAAAATGGAAAATGTGGGTAATGAGGAAGGAATACCTACTGTGACAGTGAAAATTATTAATTGTGGTGAAGTCGGTGAAG ACAATAGGAAAAATAAGTTTAGAACGGGCAAAGATGCTTTTTCTGCTGCTAACAATTATGAATCACGGAGGAAGGCGAAAAATAAGAAATCTTCAAGAgacaaaagaaagaagagaagaagacaTTATTCGTCTGATTCGGAGAGTTCCTCAGATTCTGAGACAGAATCATCTGAATCTGATAGTGATTCTGACTCATATCTCTCATCATCGTCTGACATTAGCTCTTCAAGTGATGATGGGCACAAAAAGAGGAAGAGATCTTCTAAACGAGGAAAATATAGACATGGAAAAAGGAGAGATAGACGActtgagaaaaagagaaaaaggcgTGATAAGAGATCAAAGCGTAAATCAAGAAG GGCTTCGGATAGCCTTACAGATGATGACAGTGAGAGTAGCAGTGAAAGCAGCAGTGACAGTGATGATAGAGGAAAACCACAGAAGCATAAAGAGCCTTCTCAGAAAAGTG TTGCGAACCAATCCCCTTTGGCTACAGAAAAAGCACTTCCTCACAGAAAGACTGAAGAGCCTGATTTGGAGTGTGACGCCCCCAGGGAAAATGGAGGGCGAAAGAGCAATGGCATTGAAGAAGATGCTAAATCGGACAGAAGTGCAGAGAGACCACCTGATGTGGTAGATGATCGCCCGAGCAAATCTAG AAGTGCGAGTCCTAAGAGGACCATGAGTAAGAGTATGAGTATTAGTCCATGGAGGACTCATAGCCGGAGCCCAAGTCTTAGCCGAAGCCGAAGTGTGAGCAGGAGCCCAGTAGCAAGTAGGAATCCCCCGCGTTTTCTAGAAAGAAGTTTAAGCAGGAGTCCTGCTAGAAGCATCAGAATAAGCCCATCGAGGACGAGAAAAGATAGAAGCATCAGTAGGAGCCCAGTTAGAGGACATTCTAGAAGAAGCATTAGCAGGAGCCCTGTAAGGTCCCTGTTGCGGTCCCGAAGAAGCCCAAGTAGGAGTCCACTCAAGTCAACAAGAAAATCAATTAGTAGAAGCCCGGTTAGACTTTCAAAAAGAAGCACAAGTGGAAGTCCTGCAAGATCTCGGAGAAGCATTAGCAGAAGCCCCAGAAGATCTAGGAGAAGCATTAGCGGAAGTCCTGTAAGATCTTCTAGGAGAAGCATAAGTAGGAGCTCTGCTAGGGCTCCTCCTAGGAGAAGCATCAGCAGAAGTCCATTAAGGGAACCAAGTAGTTATTATCGTCGTAGTTATTCAAGGAGCCCCACTGCTGTACGACGGGTAAGGTCACCTACTGATCGAGGTAGAAATATGTCAAGAAGTGTTTCTCCTGATGAATCACCTAAGCGTGTCAGAAGGGGTCGGGGTTTCAGTGACCGCTACTCTTATGCACGAAGATACAGAACCCCTTCTCCAGATCGTTCTCCTGTGAGGTCCTATCGTTATGGTGGCAGGATTGATCGTGAGAG GTATTCAAGTTACAGGCGGTATTCACCTAGGCGCTATAGAAGCCCCCCAAGAAGAACTCCTCCAAG GTATAGAGGCAGAAGAAGCCGGACAAGAAGTCTGTCTGTATCACAGAGCCCAAGGTATAGAAATCGTCGATGTGGTCATGGCCGCAGCCGTAGTCCAAGTCGAAGTCGAACCCCTATTCGCAGCCGTAGTGCAGTTGATTCTCCAAGGGTTGGAAGGCGAAGTTTTCCTTCACTGAGCAGGAGCAGATCAGAATCAAGGTCGTTGTTGAACTCCCAGTCTCCAAAGCAGGTGAGCAAAGTGAAGTCAAGGTCATCATCAGGAAGCCCAGATGGTAGAAGGGGACTGGTCTCTTATGATGATGGTTCTCCTGATTCAGGAAGGTGA
- the LOC107953678 gene encoding peptidyl-prolyl cis-trans isomerase CYP95 isoform X3, producing MIVYAVGNGTDGHDCFSCDVVFKGGDFVRRDGTSGESIYDGKFPDESPRLKHDGPGLLSMAIADRDTVGSQFVITFKANHDLDRKYVVFGQLVQGNEVLKKMENVGNEEGIPTVTVKIINCGEVGEDNRKNKFRTGKDAFSAANNYESRRKAKNKKSSRDKRKKRRRHYSSDSESSSDSETESSESDSDSDSYLSSSSDISSSSDDGHKKRKRSSKRGKYRHGKRRDRRLEKKRKRRDKRSKRKSRRASDSLTDDDSESSSESSSDSDDRGKPQKHKEPSQKSVANQSPLATEKALPHRKTEEPDLECDAPRENGGRKSNGIEEDAKSDRSAERPPDVVDDRPSKSRSRSASPKRTMSKSMSISPWRTHSRSPSLSRSRSVSRSPVASRNPPRFLERSLSRSPARSIRISPSRTRKDRSISRSPVRGHSRRSISRSPVRSLLRSRRSPSRSPLKSTRKSISRSPVRLSKRSTSGSPARSRRSISRSPRRSRRSISGSPVRSSRRSISRSSARAPPRRSISRSPLREPSSYYRRSYSRSPTAVRRVRSPTDRGRNMSRSVSPDESPKRVRRGRGFSDRYSYARRYRTPSPDRSPVRSYRYGGRIDRERYSSYRRYSPRRYRSPPRRTPPRYRGRRSRTRSLSVSQSPRYRNRRCGHGRSRSPSRSRTPIRSRSAVDSPRVGRRSFPSLSRSRSESRSLLNSQSPKQVSKVKSRSSSGSPDGRRGLVSYDDGSPDSGR from the exons ATGATTGTTTATGCTGTAGGAAACGGGACTGATGGCCATGACTGCTTTTCTTGTGATGTAGTTTTTAAG GGTGGTGATTTTGTAAGAAGAGATG GAACAAGTGGGGAAAGTATATATGATGGGAAATTTCCAG ATGAATCACCTAGGCTAAAGCATGACGGACCTGGTCTTTTGTCTATGGCAATTGCTGATCGTGACACTGTTGGTTCACAATTTGTTATCACATTCAAGGCTAATCATGACCTTGACAG AAAGTATGTAGTCTTTGGACAGCTTGTACAAGGAAATGAAGTGTTGAAGAAAATGGAAAATGTGGGTAATGAGGAAGGAATACCTACTGTGACAGTGAAAATTATTAATTGTGGTGAAGTCGGTGAAG ACAATAGGAAAAATAAGTTTAGAACGGGCAAAGATGCTTTTTCTGCTGCTAACAATTATGAATCACGGAGGAAGGCGAAAAATAAGAAATCTTCAAGAgacaaaagaaagaagagaagaagacaTTATTCGTCTGATTCGGAGAGTTCCTCAGATTCTGAGACAGAATCATCTGAATCTGATAGTGATTCTGACTCATATCTCTCATCATCGTCTGACATTAGCTCTTCAAGTGATGATGGGCACAAAAAGAGGAAGAGATCTTCTAAACGAGGAAAATATAGACATGGAAAAAGGAGAGATAGACGActtgagaaaaagagaaaaaggcgTGATAAGAGATCAAAGCGTAAATCAAGAAG GGCTTCGGATAGCCTTACAGATGATGACAGTGAGAGTAGCAGTGAAAGCAGCAGTGACAGTGATGATAGAGGAAAACCACAGAAGCATAAAGAGCCTTCTCAGAAAAGTG TTGCGAACCAATCCCCTTTGGCTACAGAAAAAGCACTTCCTCACAGAAAGACTGAAGAGCCTGATTTGGAGTGTGACGCCCCCAGGGAAAATGGAGGGCGAAAGAGCAATGGCATTGAAGAAGATGCTAAATCGGACAGAAGTGCAGAGAGACCACCTGATGTGGTAGATGATCGCCCGAGCAAATCTAG GAGCAGAAGTGCGAGTCCTAAGAGGACCATGAGTAAGAGTATGAGTATTAGTCCATGGAGGACTCATAGCCGGAGCCCAAGTCTTAGCCGAAGCCGAAGTGTGAGCAGGAGCCCAGTAGCAAGTAGGAATCCCCCGCGTTTTCTAGAAAGAAGTTTAAGCAGGAGTCCTGCTAGAAGCATCAGAATAAGCCCATCGAGGACGAGAAAAGATAGAAGCATCAGTAGGAGCCCAGTTAGAGGACATTCTAGAAGAAGCATTAGCAGGAGCCCTGTAAGGTCCCTGTTGCGGTCCCGAAGAAGCCCAAGTAGGAGTCCACTCAAGTCAACAAGAAAATCAATTAGTAGAAGCCCGGTTAGACTTTCAAAAAGAAGCACAAGTGGAAGTCCTGCAAGATCTCGGAGAAGCATTAGCAGAAGCCCCAGAAGATCTAGGAGAAGCATTAGCGGAAGTCCTGTAAGATCTTCTAGGAGAAGCATAAGTAGGAGCTCTGCTAGGGCTCCTCCTAGGAGAAGCATCAGCAGAAGTCCATTAAGGGAACCAAGTAGTTATTATCGTCGTAGTTATTCAAGGAGCCCCACTGCTGTACGACGGGTAAGGTCACCTACTGATCGAGGTAGAAATATGTCAAGAAGTGTTTCTCCTGATGAATCACCTAAGCGTGTCAGAAGGGGTCGGGGTTTCAGTGACCGCTACTCTTATGCACGAAGATACAGAACCCCTTCTCCAGATCGTTCTCCTGTGAGGTCCTATCGTTATGGTGGCAGGATTGATCGTGAGAG GTATTCAAGTTACAGGCGGTATTCACCTAGGCGCTATAGAAGCCCCCCAAGAAGAACTCCTCCAAG GTATAGAGGCAGAAGAAGCCGGACAAGAAGTCTGTCTGTATCACAGAGCCCAAGGTATAGAAATCGTCGATGTGGTCATGGCCGCAGCCGTAGTCCAAGTCGAAGTCGAACCCCTATTCGCAGCCGTAGTGCAGTTGATTCTCCAAGGGTTGGAAGGCGAAGTTTTCCTTCACTGAGCAGGAGCAGATCAGAATCAAGGTCGTTGTTGAACTCCCAGTCTCCAAAGCAGGTGAGCAAAGTGAAGTCAAGGTCATCATCAGGAAGCCCAGATGGTAGAAGGGGACTGGTCTCTTATGATGATGGTTCTCCTGATTCAGGAAGGTGA
- the LOC107953678 gene encoding peptidyl-prolyl cis-trans isomerase CYP95 isoform X1, whose protein sequence is MAKKKNPLVFMDVSIDGDPVERMVFELFPDIAPKTVENFRALCTGEKGIGPRTGKPLHYKGSFFHRVSKGSLAKGGDFVRRDGTSGESIYDGKFPDESPRLKHDGPGLLSMAIADRDTVGSQFVITFKANHDLDRKYVVFGQLVQGNEVLKKMENVGNEEGIPTVTVKIINCGEVGEDNRKNKFRTGKDAFSAANNYESRRKAKNKKSSRDKRKKRRRHYSSDSESSSDSETESSESDSDSDSYLSSSSDISSSSDDGHKKRKRSSKRGKYRHGKRRDRRLEKKRKRRDKRSKRKSRRASDSLTDDDSESSSESSSDSDDRGKPQKHKEPSQKSVANQSPLATEKALPHRKTEEPDLECDAPRENGGRKSNGIEEDAKSDRSAERPPDVVDDRPSKSRSRSASPKRTMSKSMSISPWRTHSRSPSLSRSRSVSRSPVASRNPPRFLERSLSRSPARSIRISPSRTRKDRSISRSPVRGHSRRSISRSPVRSLLRSRRSPSRSPLKSTRKSISRSPVRLSKRSTSGSPARSRRSISRSPRRSRRSISGSPVRSSRRSISRSSARAPPRRSISRSPLREPSSYYRRSYSRSPTAVRRVRSPTDRGRNMSRSVSPDESPKRVRRGRGFSDRYSYARRYRTPSPDRSPVRSYRYGGRIDRERYSSYRRYSPRRYRSPPRRTPPRYRGRRSRTRSLSVSQSPRYRNRRCGHGRSRSPSRSRTPIRSRSAVDSPRVGRRSFPSLSRSRSESRSLLNSQSPKQVSKVKSRSSSGSPDGRRGLVSYDDGSPDSGR, encoded by the exons ATGGCAAAGAAGAAGAATCCTCTAGTTTTTATGGATGTGTCAATAGATGGTGATCCTGTTGAAAGAATGGTTTTTGAG CTCTTTCCTGATATTGCTCCCAAGACTGTAGAAAACTTCCGTGCCCTTTGTACAG GAGAAAAGGGCATTGGTCCTAGAACTGGAAAACCGTTGCACTACAAGGGTTCCTTTTTccatcgtgtctctaaaggttccTTGGCCAAG GGTGGTGATTTTGTAAGAAGAGATG GAACAAGTGGGGAAAGTATATATGATGGGAAATTTCCAG ATGAATCACCTAGGCTAAAGCATGACGGACCTGGTCTTTTGTCTATGGCAATTGCTGATCGTGACACTGTTGGTTCACAATTTGTTATCACATTCAAGGCTAATCATGACCTTGACAG AAAGTATGTAGTCTTTGGACAGCTTGTACAAGGAAATGAAGTGTTGAAGAAAATGGAAAATGTGGGTAATGAGGAAGGAATACCTACTGTGACAGTGAAAATTATTAATTGTGGTGAAGTCGGTGAAG ACAATAGGAAAAATAAGTTTAGAACGGGCAAAGATGCTTTTTCTGCTGCTAACAATTATGAATCACGGAGGAAGGCGAAAAATAAGAAATCTTCAAGAgacaaaagaaagaagagaagaagacaTTATTCGTCTGATTCGGAGAGTTCCTCAGATTCTGAGACAGAATCATCTGAATCTGATAGTGATTCTGACTCATATCTCTCATCATCGTCTGACATTAGCTCTTCAAGTGATGATGGGCACAAAAAGAGGAAGAGATCTTCTAAACGAGGAAAATATAGACATGGAAAAAGGAGAGATAGACGActtgagaaaaagagaaaaaggcgTGATAAGAGATCAAAGCGTAAATCAAGAAG GGCTTCGGATAGCCTTACAGATGATGACAGTGAGAGTAGCAGTGAAAGCAGCAGTGACAGTGATGATAGAGGAAAACCACAGAAGCATAAAGAGCCTTCTCAGAAAAGTG TTGCGAACCAATCCCCTTTGGCTACAGAAAAAGCACTTCCTCACAGAAAGACTGAAGAGCCTGATTTGGAGTGTGACGCCCCCAGGGAAAATGGAGGGCGAAAGAGCAATGGCATTGAAGAAGATGCTAAATCGGACAGAAGTGCAGAGAGACCACCTGATGTGGTAGATGATCGCCCGAGCAAATCTAG GAGCAGAAGTGCGAGTCCTAAGAGGACCATGAGTAAGAGTATGAGTATTAGTCCATGGAGGACTCATAGCCGGAGCCCAAGTCTTAGCCGAAGCCGAAGTGTGAGCAGGAGCCCAGTAGCAAGTAGGAATCCCCCGCGTTTTCTAGAAAGAAGTTTAAGCAGGAGTCCTGCTAGAAGCATCAGAATAAGCCCATCGAGGACGAGAAAAGATAGAAGCATCAGTAGGAGCCCAGTTAGAGGACATTCTAGAAGAAGCATTAGCAGGAGCCCTGTAAGGTCCCTGTTGCGGTCCCGAAGAAGCCCAAGTAGGAGTCCACTCAAGTCAACAAGAAAATCAATTAGTAGAAGCCCGGTTAGACTTTCAAAAAGAAGCACAAGTGGAAGTCCTGCAAGATCTCGGAGAAGCATTAGCAGAAGCCCCAGAAGATCTAGGAGAAGCATTAGCGGAAGTCCTGTAAGATCTTCTAGGAGAAGCATAAGTAGGAGCTCTGCTAGGGCTCCTCCTAGGAGAAGCATCAGCAGAAGTCCATTAAGGGAACCAAGTAGTTATTATCGTCGTAGTTATTCAAGGAGCCCCACTGCTGTACGACGGGTAAGGTCACCTACTGATCGAGGTAGAAATATGTCAAGAAGTGTTTCTCCTGATGAATCACCTAAGCGTGTCAGAAGGGGTCGGGGTTTCAGTGACCGCTACTCTTATGCACGAAGATACAGAACCCCTTCTCCAGATCGTTCTCCTGTGAGGTCCTATCGTTATGGTGGCAGGATTGATCGTGAGAG GTATTCAAGTTACAGGCGGTATTCACCTAGGCGCTATAGAAGCCCCCCAAGAAGAACTCCTCCAAG GTATAGAGGCAGAAGAAGCCGGACAAGAAGTCTGTCTGTATCACAGAGCCCAAGGTATAGAAATCGTCGATGTGGTCATGGCCGCAGCCGTAGTCCAAGTCGAAGTCGAACCCCTATTCGCAGCCGTAGTGCAGTTGATTCTCCAAGGGTTGGAAGGCGAAGTTTTCCTTCACTGAGCAGGAGCAGATCAGAATCAAGGTCGTTGTTGAACTCCCAGTCTCCAAAGCAGGTGAGCAAAGTGAAGTCAAGGTCATCATCAGGAAGCCCAGATGGTAGAAGGGGACTGGTCTCTTATGATGATGGTTCTCCTGATTCAGGAAGGTGA